In the Streptomyces fradiae ATCC 10745 = DSM 40063 genome, GCATGGCTCCTGACATGGTCTTTGCACCCTGTAGGCGCTGCCTGAGGGTCGAGTGTCCTGCGTGTTGATCGGGTGGGGCGAGGTCCGCTCCCGGGTGTGCGGTTGGGGCGGCGGGGAGGTGACGCGCATCCCTCTGCGTCCCTCCACACACATTCGGCGTGTCGGGTGTCGGCCAGTATCCGACTTCTCTCGTGGCGTCGTGTCGCGGGAGCGTGTCGCGGCGTACACGGACGGCTGAACAGACGCCAGCGCGTACTACAGGGTCTGGTGTTTTCGGCTGGTCGGGTGCACGGTCGCGCCTGTTCGATCCTGATCGGGTACGGCTGTGTCATGAAGGCACTGGTGATCAACTGCACGCTCAAGAAGTCCCCTGAGCCGTCCAACACGGCCGCGCTGGCCCGGGTGGTCGGTGACTGGCTGTCCGAGAAGGCCGGCGTGGAGACGGAGTACGTCCGAGCTGTCGATCTCGACATCCATCCTGGTGTGAGCAGCCGACCCGTCGCCACAGGCGATGACTGGCCGTCCGTCCACGCCAAACTGTTGCGCGCGCAGATCCTCGTGATCGCCTCTCCCACGTGGCTGGGCCGACCGTCGTCGGTGGCCCAGCGCGTCCTGGAACGCATGGACGCGATGCTGTCCGAAACGGACGACCAGGGCCGTCCCGTTGCCTACAACCGTGTCGCGGGCGTCGTCGTCACCGGCAACGAGGACGGCGCCCACCATGTGATCAGCGAGATCAGTGGTGCGCTGTGCGACATCGGCTACACGATCCCCGGCCAGTCGTGGACCTACTGGCACCTGGGCCCAGGCCCCGGCCCCGACTACCTCGACGACCAGCGCGGTCACGATTGGGCCCACAAGACCGGCCGCGCGATGGCCGCGAACCTGTACGGCACCGCACGGGCGCTGGCCGCCGCCCCGTTGGGCGCCCCGCCGCAGTAGCCGACCGCGCTTACCCCTGTCTCCACCCACTCGTACCGCACCCCCATGCCCACTTCGATGGCGCAGCACGCCCTGGCGAGCGCCGCCGGGTGGTGGCGCGTGGCGTACCGGCCCCGGCCGGCACGTACGCCTCGGCGTGCGCCGGGGCGAGGCGGTGCGGGAGGCGGGGGGCGTGCCCGTCCGAGCTGCGACGCGGGCGTGATGCCGCCACGGCGGGAAGCGGACCGGGGCGCGGAGCTGGTGGTGCGCCTGCCCCGAGGAGAGGGAAGGTGATGTCGGATGCGGGACGAGGAGCGGGAAGAGACCTGGAAGGCGTTTCGTGACCTGGTGAACATGACACCGGCAGAGATGGACGCGTGGCTGTCCTCGCAGCAGTCGCGTAGCGCCGGACAGCACCAGGACGGAGCCGAGAGCACCGGACACGCTTCCGGACGCCGCATCCTGGCCGTTTCGCGGGCGAGGAAGGCCGACCTGTCGGACGACGACTACCAGCACATGCGGAAGGTAGCAGGTTACATCCGCCGGCACCTCGCCCAGCGGCCGTCGGGCGATCTCCGGGACACCCGATGGCGGCATTCGCTGATGAATTGGGGACACGACCCCTTGAAGTGACCCCGAACCCGCGCCCGCGCTCCCGGCACGCTGCCGGCTGCGGGCACGGGCACGGGCACGGGCTGATGCCGGCGCCCGCCGGTCCGGTACGCCCCGACGGCGGCGCCCGGTGTG is a window encoding:
- a CDS encoding DUF3140 domain-containing protein, with the protein product MRDEEREETWKAFRDLVNMTPAEMDAWLSSQQSRSAGQHQDGAESTGHASGRRILAVSRARKADLSDDDYQHMRKVAGYIRRHLAQRPSGDLRDTRWRHSLMNWGHDPLK
- a CDS encoding flavodoxin family protein encodes the protein MKALVINCTLKKSPEPSNTAALARVVGDWLSEKAGVETEYVRAVDLDIHPGVSSRPVATGDDWPSVHAKLLRAQILVIASPTWLGRPSSVAQRVLERMDAMLSETDDQGRPVAYNRVAGVVVTGNEDGAHHVISEISGALCDIGYTIPGQSWTYWHLGPGPGPDYLDDQRGHDWAHKTGRAMAANLYGTARALAAAPLGAPPQ